A section of the Kribbella sp. HUAS MG21 genome encodes:
- a CDS encoding alpha/beta hydrolase gives MNNTLNVPGAELYYEVRGSGPLLVLVGAPMDANAFAPLAELLAADHTVLTLDPRGVKRSTLEPGGTSRPEQRADDLARLIRHVDAGPAVVLGSSGGAVSALALAQYHPEVVRAVIAHEPPLDRLLPHAEELLAKSEQLMADYLAGDVTGAWKQFFAVANIQLPDEMVEMMFGGERDPEQVATERFWFGHEMRESITWLPDFGKLRDAVVVVGIGEESTGQLCDRTSTALAAGLGVEPTRFPGDHTGFVDHPEAFADALRAVLKELDQLR, from the coding sequence ATGAACAACACACTGAACGTTCCCGGAGCAGAGCTGTACTACGAGGTGCGCGGATCAGGGCCGCTGCTGGTCCTGGTCGGCGCGCCGATGGACGCCAACGCGTTCGCGCCGCTCGCCGAGCTGCTGGCGGCGGACCACACCGTCCTGACCCTCGACCCGCGCGGGGTGAAGCGGAGCACGCTGGAGCCCGGCGGTACGTCGCGTCCCGAGCAGCGGGCCGACGACCTGGCCCGGCTGATCCGGCACGTCGACGCCGGCCCGGCCGTCGTCCTCGGCTCCAGCGGCGGGGCGGTCAGCGCCCTCGCGCTGGCGCAGTACCACCCGGAGGTGGTCCGCGCTGTGATCGCGCACGAGCCGCCGCTCGACCGGTTGCTGCCCCACGCCGAGGAGTTGCTCGCGAAGTCGGAGCAGCTGATGGCCGACTACCTGGCCGGTGACGTGACCGGCGCCTGGAAGCAGTTCTTCGCGGTGGCGAACATCCAGTTGCCCGACGAGATGGTCGAGATGATGTTCGGCGGCGAGCGGGACCCGGAGCAGGTCGCCACCGAGCGGTTCTGGTTCGGTCACGAGATGCGCGAGTCGATCACCTGGCTGCCGGACTTCGGCAAGCTCCGCGACGCGGTCGTCGTGGTCGGGATCGGCGAGGAGTCCACCGGTCAGCTCTGCGACCGGACGTCGACCGCGCTGGCCGCCGGCCTGGGCGTCGAGCCGACCCGATTCCCGGGCGACCACACCGGCTTCGTGGACCACCCGGAGGCGTTCGCCGACGCCCTGCGCGCCGTCCTGAAGGAACTCGATCAGCTGAGGTGA